In Arthrobacter sp. SLBN-112, a genomic segment contains:
- a CDS encoding Rieske 2Fe-2S domain-containing protein, translating to MTTTTQTVRPTTWKSKTKNVVGVRHEVDAKELAAMGLRDRWYPIYPSRFVGVGDMVKVRRLGVDWLLFRDATGRIRMLEDRCPHRSAPLSVGQHLGDRVACKYHGVQVDGDGMVVSVPGMPGCALEGRTVTTSLAVAEAADTIFAFMPLTADSEVTEFKLPDRLANPEVSWFANYAEWKGPWRFYMDNVLDPMHGAFLHRDSHSMFGGDTSARFRIRETDRGFFFEKTDQRGVNFDWVEYCREAMDYVDLEIPYAESAGPGGTFGIVGMATPIDANNSAIFHWRTRTVSDWERDVWRFMYKTTLEEKHWAVLEQDREVLEALAADADKDEHLYQHDLGVARIRRVYEADAEKQAAILRGEGL from the coding sequence ATGACAACTACAACGCAAACCGTTCGTCCGACCACCTGGAAGAGCAAGACGAAAAACGTGGTCGGCGTCCGCCACGAAGTCGATGCCAAAGAACTGGCAGCCATGGGGCTGCGGGACCGCTGGTACCCCATCTATCCCTCCCGCTTCGTCGGCGTTGGGGACATGGTCAAGGTTAGGCGCCTGGGCGTGGACTGGCTGCTGTTCCGCGACGCCACCGGACGCATCCGGATGCTCGAGGACCGCTGCCCCCACCGCAGTGCCCCCCTCTCCGTTGGTCAGCACCTCGGAGACCGTGTCGCCTGCAAATATCACGGAGTCCAGGTCGATGGAGACGGTATGGTAGTGTCCGTTCCCGGCATGCCCGGATGTGCCCTCGAGGGCCGAACGGTCACCACGTCGCTGGCAGTTGCTGAAGCAGCCGATACCATTTTCGCGTTCATGCCCCTGACAGCCGACTCTGAGGTAACGGAGTTCAAGCTGCCGGACCGCTTAGCCAATCCAGAGGTTTCCTGGTTCGCGAACTACGCGGAGTGGAAGGGGCCCTGGCGCTTCTACATGGACAACGTCCTGGATCCGATGCACGGTGCGTTCCTCCACCGCGACTCACATTCCATGTTCGGTGGAGACACCAGCGCCCGCTTCCGAATCCGCGAAACTGACCGAGGCTTCTTCTTTGAGAAGACGGACCAGCGCGGCGTGAACTTTGACTGGGTCGAATACTGCCGCGAGGCCATGGACTACGTCGATTTGGAAATCCCGTATGCCGAATCCGCAGGACCCGGCGGGACTTTCGGCATCGTCGGTATGGCCACTCCCATTGATGCAAACAACTCGGCCATTTTCCACTGGCGCACCCGCACCGTATCGGACTGGGAGCGCGACGTCTGGCGGTTCATGTACAAGACGACCCTTGAAGAAAAGCACTGGGCAGTCCTGGAACAGGACCGCGAAGTCCTCGAAGCACTTGCCGCCGATGCTGACAAAGACGAACACCTCTACCAGCACGACCTCGGCGTCGCGCGGATCAGGCGCGTCTACGAAGCCGACGCAGAAAAGCAGGCTGCCATCCTCAGGGGTGAAGGGCTGTAA
- a CDS encoding MarR family transcriptional regulator: MPEDTTEADAIDLILADWLRERPDLDASSIGILGRLMRLASQVRAVESSYFEEYGLTLASFDVLANLRRSGPPHRKTAGELATSSMLTTGGITFRLDRMEEQNLIERVRTREDRRVVYAQLTAHGKTVIDEAFGRHLDKQRQMLSGLTESELEQLAALLKKAEASVVEFDVKAAEAVGQGS, from the coding sequence ATGCCCGAAGACACAACTGAAGCTGACGCTATTGATCTCATTCTGGCGGATTGGCTGCGCGAGCGGCCGGACCTGGATGCGAGCTCCATTGGTATCCTGGGACGGCTCATGCGGTTGGCGAGTCAGGTCCGTGCGGTCGAGAGTTCCTACTTTGAGGAATATGGACTGACACTTGCGTCCTTCGACGTCTTGGCCAACTTGCGCCGCTCTGGCCCACCGCACCGGAAGACTGCCGGGGAACTGGCGACCTCCTCCATGCTCACGACCGGTGGTATTACTTTCCGGTTGGACAGGATGGAGGAGCAGAACCTCATCGAGAGAGTTCGGACGCGCGAAGACCGCCGCGTTGTCTACGCCCAGTTGACCGCTCATGGCAAGACTGTCATTGATGAGGCATTTGGAAGGCATTTGGACAAGCAGCGTCAGATGTTGAGCGGTCTGACAGAATCGGAGCTCGAACAACTCGCAGCGCTGCTCAAGAAGGCAGAGGCATCTGTGGTCGAGTTTGATGTCAAGGCGGCGGAAGCGGTTGGCCAAGGCTCCTGA
- a CDS encoding carboxymuconolactone decarboxylase family protein, whose amino-acid sequence MSKRHRSLTKDQLDAAQRELYDSILNGPRGAVKQLFPLAAQDGSLNGPFGVMLHAPVLGHALQDLGTAIRYKSTLSGRVREVSILRVAAVEGSAFEWFAHERVGKAVGLTDEELLGIRAGNFKSADESEQAGFEMVDALLVSSDVSDEEFHRIAGLIGVQQIYELVVLVGYYRTLAQTMRVFGVDVPQIDD is encoded by the coding sequence ATGTCTAAGCGGCACCGCAGCCTGACTAAGGACCAGCTTGATGCTGCCCAGAGGGAACTCTACGACAGTATTCTCAATGGTCCGCGCGGGGCCGTCAAACAGCTGTTTCCTCTGGCGGCACAAGACGGCTCGCTCAACGGTCCTTTTGGTGTCATGCTGCATGCGCCAGTCCTGGGCCACGCATTGCAGGACTTGGGCACGGCGATACGCTACAAGTCCACGCTCAGCGGTCGAGTACGTGAGGTCAGCATCCTCAGGGTTGCAGCTGTAGAGGGAAGTGCGTTTGAATGGTTTGCCCATGAGCGGGTGGGCAAGGCAGTCGGTCTGACAGATGAGGAGCTGCTGGGGATCCGCGCCGGCAATTTTAAGTCGGCTGACGAATCGGAGCAGGCCGGGTTTGAGATGGTCGATGCCCTGCTGGTCAGTAGTGACGTCTCTGATGAAGAGTTCCATCGGATAGCAGGATTGATTGGCGTGCAGCAGATTTACGAACTCGTCGTCCTCGTTGGTTATTATCGGACGCTGGCGCAGACTATGCGCGTCTTCGGAGTCGACGTGCCGCAGATCGACGACTGA
- a CDS encoding thiamine pyrophosphate-binding protein, with translation MPQNPTGGDILVRVMRRHGIDTAFGVISIHNLPLIEAVDRELNFVAVRHEAAAVNAADAYARASGKFGVALTSTGTGAGNAAGSMVEALTAGSRVLHITGQIDSEFLGSNRGVIHEVPRQLQMLHAVSGYARTIFNAKDAEADLEEAISHLMTAPHTPASLEWPIDLQYLALPEEQRPVDSPSQPETSIDEESVAKAVELLSQAKMPLIWAGGGAAGAGTALTELLHRLGAGLLTSNSGRGVVPEDDDQVIGNFATTPEAAALLADADVLLSVGTHFRSNETKHYSMALPGTHIQLDIDPAAIGRVYPADVGLEGDSRVLLEQIIAKLPAPGVEAGWTERVRATRCNVRAALTEYIGGYAEICESLRRRLDRESVIARDVTIPSSQWGNRLLEIYSRETNIFPLGGGIGQGLAMGIGAACARPGIPTVVIVGDGGLAVHLGELASLGGSGAWCVVLVFNDSGYGVLRNMQKANGFAQAGVDLYTPDFDLLAQSLRLPFWRVRGSGQFDQALAEALAVRGPAVIEIDVTALDPAPGPFVPPVHIPSRNH, from the coding sequence ATGCCCCAAAACCCAACCGGCGGTGACATCCTCGTCCGGGTAATGCGCAGGCACGGCATTGACACCGCGTTCGGGGTGATCAGTATCCACAACCTTCCCCTCATCGAGGCCGTGGACCGGGAACTGAACTTCGTCGCCGTCCGCCACGAAGCCGCGGCAGTAAACGCGGCGGACGCCTACGCGCGCGCTTCGGGCAAGTTCGGCGTCGCCCTCACCAGCACCGGAACAGGCGCCGGCAACGCTGCCGGGTCCATGGTGGAGGCGCTGACCGCAGGCAGCCGCGTGCTGCACATCACCGGCCAAATCGACAGTGAATTCCTCGGAAGCAACCGCGGAGTGATCCACGAGGTCCCACGACAGCTGCAGATGCTTCACGCCGTATCGGGCTACGCACGGACCATCTTCAACGCCAAAGATGCCGAAGCAGATTTGGAAGAAGCCATTTCGCACCTGATGACCGCCCCCCATACACCGGCCAGCCTGGAATGGCCCATCGACCTGCAGTACCTGGCCCTGCCCGAGGAACAGCGCCCGGTGGACTCCCCCAGCCAGCCTGAAACCTCCATCGACGAGGAATCTGTGGCCAAGGCCGTTGAACTCCTCTCCCAGGCCAAGATGCCCCTCATCTGGGCAGGCGGGGGAGCCGCCGGTGCCGGTACAGCCCTGACTGAGCTGCTGCACCGCCTCGGCGCCGGGTTGCTGACCAGCAATTCCGGCAGAGGCGTTGTGCCTGAAGATGATGACCAGGTGATCGGCAACTTCGCTACCACCCCCGAGGCCGCGGCGCTCCTGGCGGACGCGGACGTGCTGCTCAGTGTTGGAACACACTTCCGTTCAAATGAAACAAAGCACTACTCCATGGCCCTGCCCGGCACGCACATCCAGCTAGACATCGATCCTGCAGCCATCGGCCGGGTCTACCCGGCCGATGTCGGGCTGGAAGGTGATTCCCGGGTCCTGCTCGAGCAGATCATCGCAAAACTTCCCGCCCCCGGCGTCGAGGCTGGCTGGACCGAGCGGGTACGCGCGACCCGGTGCAACGTCAGGGCAGCCCTGACCGAATACATCGGCGGGTACGCCGAAATCTGCGAAAGCCTTCGTCGGCGGCTTGATCGCGAATCAGTAATCGCCCGCGACGTAACCATCCCCTCCAGCCAATGGGGCAACCGCCTGCTCGAAATCTACTCGCGGGAAACCAACATCTTCCCGCTCGGCGGTGGCATCGGCCAGGGACTTGCGATGGGCATCGGCGCCGCCTGCGCCCGGCCTGGGATCCCTACCGTCGTGATTGTCGGTGACGGCGGACTGGCGGTCCACCTCGGTGAGCTCGCCTCACTTGGAGGCTCGGGCGCCTGGTGTGTAGTGCTGGTCTTCAACGACAGCGGCTACGGAGTCCTCCGGAACATGCAAAAGGCTAACGGCTTCGCCCAAGCTGGCGTGGATCTTTACACTCCGGACTTTGACCTGCTGGCCCAATCACTGCGCCTGCCGTTCTGGCGGGTCCGCGGCTCCGGACAATTTGATCAGGCACTGGCAGAAGCGTTGGCAGTCCGGGGACCGGCCGTCATCGAAATCGACGTCACAGCCCTGGACCCTGCGCCGGGACCGTTCGTGCCGCCGGTGCATATCCCCAGCCGGAACCACTAG
- a CDS encoding long-chain fatty acid--CoA ligase: MHKSEVRPLVAETPGANITDLLLERVAQTPNASLFSRYIDGDWANVRACDFLEEVKALAKGLISAGIQPGDKIGLLSRTRYEWTLIDFAVWWSGACIVPIYETSSPYQVRWNLRNSQACALIVETRNHRIAFDSLKNEIPGVSQVWQIEGGDLESLKRAGERISDVALERRRSRANEADIATIIYTSGTSGDPKGCVLTHGNFVELCRNTLAAIPEVFAPGGSTALFMPMAHVFARFIAVLAVHGGVKVAHEPDLSRLLLTLNSFQPSFLLAVPRIFEKVYNSSEQKAEAAGKGGVFRKAAETAIAYSKAIDAGRIPLRLRIGFAVYDRLVLHKIRAALGSNLRYAVSGSAPLGERLGHFYRGLGLTILEGYGLTETTAPVSVNRPGSFSIGSVGAALPGVSVRIAEDGEIQIRGVSQFREYWDDPDATAAAFSDGWFRTGDIGCLDAAGYLTITGRKKELIVTAGGKNVAPAVLEDPIRANPIISQVVVVGDQRPFISALVTLDRDMLTPWLKSKDLDSTISLVEAARHPAVTEEVQRAIDGGNLRVSRAESIRKFLILPMDFTEAAGQLTPKLSVKRAMVLSQFETEIDQIYTNRTPPQAV; encoded by the coding sequence ATGCACAAGTCCGAGGTACGGCCCCTGGTGGCGGAAACCCCTGGGGCCAATATTACCGATCTGCTGCTGGAGCGTGTTGCCCAGACGCCGAATGCTTCGCTGTTTTCCCGTTACATCGACGGAGATTGGGCGAACGTCAGGGCCTGCGACTTTCTGGAAGAAGTCAAGGCACTGGCCAAAGGTCTTATCTCCGCCGGTATCCAGCCAGGCGACAAGATCGGGCTCCTGTCGCGCACACGATACGAATGGACGCTCATTGACTTCGCCGTCTGGTGGTCCGGGGCCTGCATCGTCCCAATTTACGAAACTTCCTCGCCCTACCAGGTGCGATGGAACCTTCGTAACTCTCAGGCCTGTGCGCTCATAGTGGAAACGAGAAACCACAGGATTGCATTTGATTCCCTAAAGAATGAGATTCCCGGCGTCTCACAGGTCTGGCAAATCGAGGGCGGCGACCTCGAATCCCTCAAAAGGGCCGGTGAGCGGATCAGTGACGTAGCGCTCGAACGTCGACGCTCTCGCGCCAATGAGGCTGATATTGCAACGATCATCTACACCTCGGGGACCAGCGGCGATCCAAAGGGCTGCGTATTGACCCACGGGAACTTCGTAGAGCTCTGCCGCAACACTCTGGCCGCAATTCCGGAAGTCTTTGCGCCCGGGGGTTCCACTGCGCTTTTCATGCCCATGGCACACGTCTTCGCCCGATTCATTGCCGTGCTCGCTGTCCATGGCGGCGTCAAAGTAGCACACGAGCCGGACCTTTCCAGACTCCTTTTGACGCTCAACTCGTTTCAACCCAGTTTTCTCCTTGCCGTGCCCCGGATCTTTGAAAAGGTTTACAACTCCAGCGAGCAAAAGGCCGAAGCCGCGGGCAAGGGGGGCGTATTCCGTAAGGCTGCCGAAACAGCGATCGCCTACTCGAAGGCAATTGACGCAGGACGGATTCCGTTGCGGCTACGGATCGGGTTCGCTGTGTACGACAGGCTTGTCCTGCACAAGATCAGGGCGGCTCTCGGATCGAATCTTCGTTACGCAGTCTCCGGGTCTGCGCCGCTGGGCGAACGCCTTGGCCACTTCTACCGAGGTCTTGGACTCACGATTCTGGAAGGCTACGGCCTGACGGAGACAACCGCTCCCGTATCGGTAAACAGGCCCGGCAGCTTCTCCATAGGCTCGGTCGGAGCGGCCCTTCCGGGCGTGTCAGTCCGCATTGCCGAGGACGGCGAAATCCAGATCAGAGGTGTGAGTCAATTCCGGGAGTACTGGGACGACCCTGACGCAACTGCGGCCGCGTTCAGTGACGGATGGTTCCGCACTGGAGACATCGGCTGCCTCGACGCGGCGGGATACCTCACGATCACCGGAAGAAAAAAAGAGCTGATCGTCACGGCGGGTGGAAAGAACGTCGCCCCGGCTGTACTGGAAGACCCGATCAGAGCCAATCCCATCATAAGTCAGGTCGTCGTTGTAGGTGACCAGCGGCCCTTCATTTCAGCACTGGTCACCCTCGACCGCGACATGCTCACTCCCTGGCTCAAGTCCAAGGATCTGGATTCCACGATCAGCCTGGTCGAAGCAGCCAGGCATCCTGCGGTGACTGAGGAGGTGCAGCGTGCGATCGATGGGGGAAACTTACGCGTCTCCCGGGCTGAATCCATCCGCAAATTCCTCATTCTTCCCATGGACTTCACTGAAGCCGCCGGTCAGCTCACACCTAAGCTGTCCGTCAAGCGGGCCATGGTCCTCAGCCAATTCGAAACCGAAATCGATCAGATCTACACCAACAGGACGCCGCCGCAAGCCGTCTAA
- a CDS encoding alpha/beta hydrolase, with the protein MEWYSRQVAAYDAQTWENFDGAFLGATVTEDQLEQWVSGAAAAVQDGGVTPVHLVASGRAAYATIVLAGRYPELVKSLILADPEVDTSIEGYAHSLRLVQAPSLVIAAVPQAYTDIAEPQSIAGGIDNGVFVIIENTAVPAHRTRADSFNEWATSFMNIAEGLHTFAEPEEDFRA; encoded by the coding sequence ATGGAATGGTACAGCCGGCAGGTCGCTGCCTACGATGCACAAACCTGGGAAAACTTCGACGGCGCCTTTCTCGGTGCCACCGTCACCGAAGACCAGCTTGAACAGTGGGTCTCAGGTGCTGCGGCAGCAGTCCAGGACGGCGGGGTCACTCCCGTGCACCTGGTGGCCTCCGGACGGGCCGCCTACGCCACCATCGTGCTCGCCGGCCGTTATCCCGAGCTGGTCAAGAGCCTGATTCTTGCAGACCCGGAGGTGGACACCTCCATCGAGGGCTATGCACATTCGCTCCGGCTCGTTCAGGCACCATCGCTGGTCATCGCCGCGGTGCCGCAGGCATACACCGACATTGCCGAGCCGCAAAGCATTGCCGGAGGAATCGACAACGGCGTCTTCGTCATCATCGAAAACACCGCCGTCCCCGCACACCGAACACGGGCCGACTCTTTCAACGAGTGGGCCACATCATTCATGAACATCGCCGAAGGCCTACACACCTTCGCCGAACCAGAGGAGGACTTCCGTGCCTGA
- a CDS encoding ribbon-helix-helix protein, CopG family — MNLRVPEELDRRLEQLAAEEHTSKSALLLQGAELILQRHARRREISAGLDFVISHDAELLTRLEDA; from the coding sequence ATGAATCTGCGTGTACCCGAAGAACTCGATCGCCGGCTGGAGCAGCTCGCTGCCGAGGAACACACGTCCAAGTCTGCCCTCCTGCTCCAGGGAGCTGAGCTGATTTTGCAGCGCCACGCACGTCGCCGTGAAATCAGCGCGGGATTGGATTTCGTCATAAGTCATGACGCAGAATTGCTGACGCGCCTCGAGGACGCGTGA
- a CDS encoding aspartate dehydrogenase domain-containing protein, with protein sequence MKSAHTRRVGVIGYGAIGVPVVAGIASGHVAGAALEGIISRSLLTNVPVKQLDLAEALECCDLLIECAGQEALVEHAEDVLRAGVDLLVTSIGALADREFAKQLHAARPGRLFLTSGAIGGLDLLSSGARAEGYDKVTITTTKLPDSLVQPWMNEALLEKIRNARGPLDVYEGSAADAALLFPKSLNAGAAVAIAVNNWDAVTVRVRADPAAELTSHVIEASGDLGEYRFEIRNKPSEDNPRTSGIVPFAVLRSLESIIGSRGGLI encoded by the coding sequence ATGAAGTCAGCACACACCCGGCGGGTCGGAGTAATCGGCTACGGCGCCATCGGAGTACCGGTCGTTGCTGGGATTGCTTCGGGACACGTCGCAGGGGCTGCCCTGGAAGGTATCATTTCCCGCAGCCTGCTCACTAATGTTCCGGTGAAGCAGTTGGACCTGGCGGAGGCGCTGGAATGCTGCGATTTACTGATCGAATGTGCAGGACAGGAAGCACTCGTCGAGCACGCTGAAGATGTGCTGCGTGCAGGTGTTGACCTGCTCGTGACCTCTATTGGCGCCTTGGCAGATAGAGAATTCGCAAAGCAGCTCCACGCCGCCCGACCAGGCCGACTCTTCCTGACATCCGGCGCAATCGGCGGTCTTGACCTTTTGTCCTCCGGCGCCCGGGCGGAAGGCTATGACAAAGTCACGATTACGACGACGAAGCTGCCAGACTCCCTTGTCCAGCCCTGGATGAACGAGGCTTTGCTTGAGAAGATACGCAATGCTCGTGGGCCACTGGACGTTTATGAGGGATCGGCCGCTGATGCCGCTCTGTTGTTCCCTAAGTCCCTAAACGCTGGCGCAGCCGTTGCCATCGCCGTGAACAACTGGGACGCTGTGACCGTCCGTGTGCGGGCAGACCCGGCAGCGGAACTGACCAGCCACGTCATTGAAGCCTCTGGAGACCTGGGAGAATACCGATTCGAAATCCGCAACAAGCCCTCTGAGGACAATCCCAGGACGAGCGGCATAGTGCCGTTCGCCGTACTACGATCCCTGGAATCCATTATCGGTAGCCGCGGCGGACTGATATGA
- a CDS encoding helix-turn-helix domain-containing protein, producing the protein MSRPTLYAQLVKLKELLAADLDDAESRTSLHVVLLLHRLRGL; encoded by the coding sequence TTGAGCCGCCCTACCCTGTACGCGCAGCTGGTTAAACTGAAGGAGCTGCTGGCGGCGGATCTCGACGATGCCGAATCCAGGACATCCCTGCACGTCGTGCTCTTGCTGCACCGGCTGCGGGGGCTCTAG
- a CDS encoding recombinase-like helix-turn-helix domain-containing protein, translating to MPEQYLEPNQALTRPATPYEKKLAGALSEVFGGGTKDLPGVVTGLNSLGLNAPDGKPWDEARFRAEMRRLGE from the coding sequence GTGCCTGAACAGTACCTAGAACCGAATCAGGCCCTCACCAGGCCCGCAACTCCCTACGAGAAGAAACTTGCCGGGGCACTGAGCGAGGTCTTCGGCGGCGGCACAAAAGATTTGCCAGGGGTGGTTACAGGTCTGAACAGTCTTGGTCTCAATGCTCCGGATGGCAAACCGTGGGACGAAGCCCGTTTCCGCGCCGAAATGCGACGACTGGGAGAATAA
- a CDS encoding Fic family protein produces MTAYLDIEDALQVVDRYGFHIRDVGLLASALARPATTVMGSEAYPGLALKGAALLESVARFHPLVDGNKRTAWTLVVLLLWINGYRHDFATNEGFDLVVGVAAGSVDLRTAAESISRHLLPR; encoded by the coding sequence GTGACCGCGTATCTGGATATTGAGGACGCGCTTCAGGTTGTTGACCGGTACGGCTTCCACATTCGGGACGTCGGCCTGCTGGCATCGGCGTTGGCACGGCCCGCGACAACGGTCATGGGCTCCGAGGCGTACCCGGGGTTGGCGTTGAAGGGTGCCGCGTTGCTGGAGTCGGTGGCGCGCTTTCATCCCCTGGTTGATGGCAACAAGCGTACGGCGTGGACGCTCGTGGTTTTGTTGTTGTGGATTAACGGATACAGGCATGATTTCGCTACAAATGAGGGATTCGACCTCGTTGTCGGGGTTGCAGCTGGTTCCGTTGATCTCAGGACCGCGGCTGAGTCGATCTCACGGCACCTGCTGCCGCGATAA
- a CDS encoding IclR family transcriptional regulator, producing the protein MPEATAKYQVEALARGLRVLRILADTGRPQRLTDLVEMVQIPTATLFRVVSTLEHEGYLEKDKDGRYFPAVGVLQLGFASLRASGLVGVAEGPLKDLSRRVGETVNLGILTGDRILYLIRIRNNDLVTAHLEAGSSLPATSTSIGKVLLSQLEPDRRQELLNERSFSEGGGPNAVRSLAEFEAQMGGIREQGFAIQDEEVAAGLRSIAAPIVDADGRVVAGVNIAVASSRFTKQALLDELKDELLRTSSDISRHLGADVHARNPPARTLAGQVRLPGT; encoded by the coding sequence ATGCCGGAGGCAACGGCTAAATATCAAGTGGAAGCGCTGGCACGTGGGCTGCGTGTGTTGCGCATTCTCGCTGACACCGGCAGGCCACAGCGGTTGACCGACTTGGTCGAAATGGTTCAGATACCGACAGCAACGCTGTTCCGCGTTGTCTCGACCCTCGAACACGAAGGTTATCTGGAGAAAGACAAGGACGGGCGCTACTTCCCGGCTGTGGGAGTGCTCCAACTTGGTTTCGCAAGCCTGCGCGCGTCCGGACTCGTCGGCGTGGCGGAAGGACCGCTGAAGGACCTCTCACGCAGAGTCGGCGAAACAGTCAACCTTGGCATTCTGACCGGGGACCGGATCTTGTATCTGATCCGGATCCGGAACAATGACCTTGTCACAGCGCATTTGGAAGCAGGTTCTTCGCTGCCTGCAACCTCAACTTCCATCGGCAAAGTGTTGCTGTCTCAGCTCGAGCCCGATAGACGCCAGGAGCTTCTGAACGAAAGATCCTTCAGTGAGGGGGGTGGCCCCAATGCGGTCCGTTCCCTTGCGGAGTTCGAGGCCCAGATGGGTGGAATCCGCGAGCAAGGCTTCGCCATACAAGACGAGGAAGTGGCCGCAGGACTGCGATCCATCGCCGCACCCATCGTCGACGCCGATGGACGGGTAGTCGCGGGAGTCAATATTGCCGTTGCGAGCAGCCGCTTCACAAAGCAAGCGCTTCTCGATGAACTCAAAGACGAGCTACTCAGAACCTCCAGCGACATCAGCCGCCACCTTGGAGCCGATGTGCATGCTCGGAATCCACCTGCGAGAACCCTTGCCGGTCAAGTCCGCTTGCCAGGCACCTGA
- a CDS encoding cupin domain-containing protein: protein MSETVSAPTTDLEELIDSSIASRESRVVDFDTLKFQTKMGDKFRRGQVRYIGSGATGDHSDDNNILQAEHFTFSNMVLPAGCVGPEHTHPDVEEVFFVLEGQVEVSIHDVEDGTKKASRVLGYRDLIRVPAGVPRSLRTVSGEDALICVIIGAKKPEIPFYPPTSEMHGVTR, encoded by the coding sequence ATGAGCGAAACCGTAAGTGCACCGACAACAGATCTTGAAGAGCTCATCGATTCGTCTATCGCATCGCGTGAGAGCCGGGTCGTCGACTTTGACACTCTGAAGTTCCAAACGAAAATGGGGGATAAATTCCGGCGTGGCCAGGTCCGTTACATCGGTTCCGGAGCTACCGGAGACCACTCAGACGATAACAACATCCTCCAGGCCGAACACTTCACGTTCTCCAACATGGTTCTGCCGGCCGGGTGCGTAGGTCCGGAACATACGCACCCCGACGTTGAAGAGGTGTTCTTTGTCCTTGAGGGCCAGGTGGAGGTCAGCATCCACGATGTCGAGGACGGCACCAAGAAGGCCAGTCGTGTTTTAGGCTACCGCGACCTGATTCGTGTTCCTGCCGGTGTGCCCCGGAGCCTTCGCACTGTCAGCGGTGAAGATGCCCTCATTTGCGTGATCATCGGTGCAAAAAAGCCGGAGATTCCCTTCTACCCCCCGACCTCCGAGATGCACGGAGTTACTCGCTAG
- a CDS encoding SDR family oxidoreductase: protein MPRTLPAAGSGTAVVEHALKVLGGLDVVVHSIGINVRRPAVDYGEEDWRRIVDTNLSTGFRLAQAAGRHMLGQKNGRIIFFSSVSGLLAHKDHAPYAATKGGINQLMRVLAAEWASQGITVNAVAPGYVETPLTEAYLDKPGVRENLVSLVPAGRLGTPDEVVGPVLFLASPHASFVTGHVMYIDGGRTLD, encoded by the coding sequence TTGCCGCGGACCTTACCCGCGGCAGGCAGCGGGACGGCCGTGGTGGAACACGCGCTGAAAGTCCTCGGCGGCCTGGACGTAGTAGTGCACAGCATTGGCATAAATGTCCGGCGGCCGGCAGTGGACTATGGAGAAGAGGACTGGCGGCGCATCGTGGACACCAACCTGTCTACCGGGTTCCGCCTGGCGCAAGCAGCAGGCAGGCACATGCTTGGGCAGAAGAACGGCCGAATCATATTCTTTTCCTCAGTCTCGGGTCTGCTGGCTCATAAAGACCACGCCCCTTATGCTGCAACCAAGGGTGGAATCAACCAGCTCATGCGCGTGCTGGCTGCCGAGTGGGCGAGCCAGGGCATTACTGTCAACGCTGTGGCGCCGGGGTATGTTGAAACCCCGCTGACGGAGGCCTACCTGGACAAGCCCGGCGTCCGGGAGAATCTTGTCAGCCTCGTTCCGGCTGGCCGCTTGGGAACTCCAGACGAGGTGGTCGGGCCGGTCCTCTTTCTAGCCTCGCCCCACGCCTCATTTGTGACCGGGCACGTAATGTACATCGACGGCGGCCGTACCTTGGACTAA
- a CDS encoding iron-sulfur cluster assembly protein has protein sequence MSRIETSEKEAGLLTAEDLDNRSLWDVERALTDVFDPDLGANIVDLGLLYKLEFGNDRAVVISLMLPSPTATYPLNTFIEEHVATVLQGICGTWRLKWIGIPSWGPDRITEKGRQQMRCFGSKP, from the coding sequence ATGAGTCGGATTGAAACATCCGAAAAGGAAGCTGGCCTGCTAACAGCAGAGGACCTCGACAACAGGTCATTGTGGGACGTGGAACGGGCCCTAACTGACGTTTTTGACCCGGACCTCGGCGCCAACATCGTTGACCTTGGCCTGCTCTATAAATTGGAGTTTGGGAACGATCGCGCTGTCGTGATTTCCTTGATGCTTCCTTCACCGACTGCAACCTACCCCTTGAACACGTTCATCGAGGAGCACGTCGCGACTGTACTACAGGGAATATGTGGCACCTGGCGCTTGAAATGGATTGGAATACCATCCTGGGGGCCAGACCGTATCACCGAAAAGGGGCGCCAGCAGATGCGGTGCTTTGGTTCCAAACCTTGA